Sequence from the Seonamhaeicola sp. ML3 genome:
GCATCCAGTGATTGTGAATAGTATAGCAAGAAATAAGAGGCTTCTTAATTTTGATATTATATTATATATTTTCATTTTGTTTTTTTTAAAATTTAATGTTTGCACCAAATGTAAATGTTCTGTTAGTTGGGTATCCAAATTCATCAATACCTAGTTGTTGAACATTATTGCCAAAACGACTTACTTGTGGATTCCAACCACTATAGTTTGTGAATTTAGCAGCATTTTGAACACTAAGTGTCAGTCTCATTTCAGATAAAAATTTAACTCTATCTAGAAGTGATTGTGGTAATTTATAGCCAAAGGTGATATTTCTTATCCATAAATGATCACCTTTTTCTAGCCAGTGCGTACCCGCTTGATGTGTGTTTCGAAAATGAATTCCCGGGATTAAACCATCTCCCGGTTCGTCAGGAGAAATAAATCTATTTAAGAATTTGGTGCTAACATTCCAACGGCCTTTTGCATTGTATAAAACTTCATTTGCTTGAGGTAAAATGTCATAGCCAAACATACCAGTTGCTAAAATCGATAATGAAAAATTCTTGTAGTTGAAAACGTTATTGAACCCTAATATAACTTTGGGATGTGGATTTCCTATATCTGTTCTATCCAAACCATCTACAGTCCCATCACCATTTACGTCTCTAAAAATATAGGCTCCAAAATCTCTTGAGCCTGGTGCTGCTCCTAAGGAAGGGTCATCTAATTGCTCTTGGGTAGTAAATATACCATCAACGACCCAACCTCTTAGCGTACCAACTGGTAAGCCCACTCTGGTAACATTGAATCTTGAATTGATTTCTGAAATTTCATCTGGTAATGATGTTACTTCATTCTTTAAAAAAGATAAATTTAAATTACCGTTCCATGAAAAATCACCATCACCACTATACAGATTAGCTCCAAGTTCTAAATCCAAACCGGTATTTTCCATTTCACCAACATTTGTTCTTGTAGACCCAAAACCAGAAACGTTAGGAATAGACAGGTTAAAAAGCATATCTTCTGTGGTTTTTTTAAAATAACTAACATTTAAACTTACTGCATTATTAAACAAAGCCATTTCCATTCCTATATCAAGTTGTGTACTTGTTTCCCATTGCAGAGTACTTGAAGGTAAAGAGGTTAAAGATTTACCTACAGTAACATTATCATTAAAAACATAATTAAAGTTATTACTTAAATTATTTGCATTGGGAACTGAAATTACATTACCGAAACGATCAAAATCACCAATTGCTGAATTTCCAGTAATACCATAACTTCCTCTAAATTTCAGTTCATCTATAATACCATCTTGAGGAAAGAAATCCTCTTCAGATACACGCCAACCGACAGAAGCTGAAGGGAAATTACCGTACTTGTTGTTGGCTCCAAACCTAGATGATCCTTCTCTTCTAAAGTTCAACTCCACTAAGTATTTAGATTTGTAATCATACCCAAAACGAGCAAAAAATGCAGATAAAGACCAGTTGCTCCCATCTGTTACAGCGGCGGTTACCTCAGCAGCTTCAAGATAATTTAAGACATCGTCACTTGGAAATCCTCTTCCTGTAACATTTGTATTTTGACCTGATTGTTTCTGAGCAGTGTATCCTAGTAGTGTACTAATAGAATGGTCTCCAAATTTTTTATCATAACTTAGGAGGTTATCGATTCCCCAGTTTGTTATATCCCTTTTAGAATTTGTAGCAGTATTTACAAATGGTGGAGCACCAGGAGACAGGTTAGAGGCATTACCAATTCTAAACTGACCTATTGTAGTGGGTACTAGAGTATTTTGTTCTACAGTTAAAACACGGCCATATAATTGTGGTTTATAATGTAATCCTGGTAATATAGTAATATCAAGATTTATACTAGCATTTATGTCTCTTTGGATAGTGTTGTTTTTACGCTCTAAAGCTTCAAACAGAGGGTTTGTTCTTGCAAAGTATCCAGGGGAATCTGCCGCTATAAAAGGGATGATATCTCCATTTTCATCATAAGGAGACTTCAGTGGGCTAGAGGTAATTGCTTTCATTATAATACCTCTAGCGCCATCTTCTGGTAATAAGTTATTTTCAGAAAATGCAACGGCTACGTTAGAACCAACTTTTAACCAATCT
This genomic interval carries:
- a CDS encoding TonB-dependent receptor, with translation MKTKLNWCNFPCTKAPLLFTMKVLIFFFSILTFGLNPEIGFSQDEKISFTKDTTMSIEEVLDIVKKQTEYNFMYRSGSFDNTPPIKIKKGDIKLTELFKEISKLSNYNFKLTKEGIIYLKESTEEIKAAEVIQKTVTGIIVDSNNTPLPGANIIEKGTNNGVTSDFDGNFSLNISSDSAILVISYIGFTTKEVTANTNTPITIRLLEDAAGLDEIVVVGYGSQSRKKITSAISEVDLKGAQDMPNTTAGQAMQGRVSGVIINDNSGTPGEAPSIRIRGISSINAGTQPLVVIDGFPIGNGIPQSLNPRDIEKITVLKDAASTSIYGARGSNGVILIQTIKAKEAETQFTYSGSTGIQSVPDAWRPKVLNARQYAQYNVERVAELNDRNNRNNPVPQIYLDALNNPNLETVDWQDLIFRDALFQDHNVTFRGGNSKFKGAVSGGYLSQEGVLINSDFKRYSLRTNLDANVKDWLKVGSNVAVAFSENNLLPEDGARGIIMKAITSSPLKSPYDENGDIIPFIAADSPGYFARTNPLFEALERKNNTIQRDINASINLDITILPGLHYKPQLYGRVLTVEQNTLVPTTIGQFRIGNASNLSPGAPPFVNTATNSKRDITNWGIDNLLSYDKKFGDHSISTLLGYTAQKQSGQNTNVTGRGFPSDDVLNYLEAAEVTAAVTDGSNWSLSAFFARFGYDYKSKYLVELNFRREGSSRFGANNKYGNFPSASVGWRVSEEDFFPQDGIIDELKFRGSYGITGNSAIGDFDRFGNVISVPNANNLSNNFNYVFNDNVTVGKSLTSLPSSTLQWETSTQLDIGMEMALFNNAVSLNVSYFKKTTEDMLFNLSIPNVSGFGSTRTNVGEMENTGLDLELGANLYSGDGDFSWNGNLNLSFLKNEVTSLPDEISEINSRFNVTRVGLPVGTLRGWVVDGIFTTQEQLDDPSLGAAPGSRDFGAYIFRDVNGDGTVDGLDRTDIGNPHPKVILGFNNVFNYKNFSLSILATGMFGYDILPQANEVLYNAKGRWNVSTKFLNRFISPDEPGDGLIPGIHFRNTHQAGTHWLEKGDHLWIRNITFGYKLPQSLLDRVKFLSEMRLTLSVQNAAKFTNYSGWNPQVSRFGNNVQQLGIDEFGYPTNRTFTFGANIKF